One part of the Bdellovibrio sp. KM01 genome encodes these proteins:
- a CDS encoding ROK family protein, protein MKKKTYTIGFDLGGTKLAAALLDNSGNMLDFVKVPVDMKREGSAQKTQQRVIHLISDIAQDFKKRFPKETAPSVFKGIGLASAGPLNAEEGKLLHPVNYPGWKVVPIRDLVEKEINKNGFKTKVYFQHDATAAALAEGWVGGAQGMKSFAVVTTGTGVGTGIIFNGMPCQSGGMGSECGHFVIDMPGLKANPDKIHHYTVEGLSSGTGLLRRAKEMGFTGNSVEQLVETKDPKYDVLFADMAFALASLCHNLSIAFNLEKIFISGGLIKIKDLFFKDLKANYSRTIRQINTDLECKIEIAKTKNNAGVLGAGYLPHLYGKPARKTK, encoded by the coding sequence ATGAAAAAGAAAACTTATACAATCGGTTTTGATTTAGGTGGAACTAAACTTGCGGCAGCTCTTCTGGATAACTCTGGAAATATGCTGGATTTCGTAAAAGTACCGGTCGATATGAAGCGCGAGGGCTCGGCCCAAAAAACTCAACAGCGCGTGATTCATCTGATTTCTGATATCGCTCAAGATTTCAAAAAACGTTTTCCCAAAGAAACAGCACCCTCTGTGTTTAAAGGTATTGGTCTTGCCAGTGCGGGTCCTTTGAATGCTGAAGAAGGAAAACTTTTGCACCCGGTGAATTACCCAGGTTGGAAAGTTGTTCCTATTCGTGATTTAGTAGAAAAAGAAATTAACAAAAACGGTTTTAAAACCAAAGTGTACTTCCAACATGACGCCACAGCTGCGGCCCTTGCAGAGGGATGGGTTGGTGGAGCACAAGGCATGAAGTCCTTTGCTGTTGTGACAACAGGAACGGGCGTGGGTACAGGTATTATCTTTAATGGAATGCCTTGCCAAAGCGGTGGCATGGGCTCTGAATGCGGGCACTTCGTAATCGATATGCCCGGTCTTAAAGCGAATCCTGATAAAATTCATCACTATACTGTGGAAGGTCTCTCCTCGGGCACGGGACTTTTACGTCGCGCCAAAGAAATGGGTTTCACTGGAAACTCCGTCGAACAACTGGTTGAGACAAAAGATCCAAAGTACGATGTCTTGTTTGCAGATATGGCTTTTGCGTTGGCAAGTCTGTGCCACAATCTTTCCATCGCCTTTAACTTGGAAAAAATCTTTATCAGCGGCGGTTTGATTAAAATCAAAGATCTGTTCTTCAAAGATTTGAAAGCGAACTATTCAAGAACCATTCGTCAGATCAATACGGATCTTGAATGCAAAATTGAAATCGCAAAAACCAAAAATAATGCGGGCGTTTTGGGTGCGGGTTATCTTCCCCACCTTTATGGTAAACCGGCTCGCAAAACGAAATAG
- a CDS encoding carbohydrate porin, with protein sequence MKKIFWVLTILFAVNNAHALEADFTTYLRGGTGISQEGGKMECFRNKNLPGNFLRLGNECDFYTELGFVFHHKKADEADPSFFRTQLRYAYSSDGLRQWESSKSTQTIDTSGANATVTTTIPKSEIEAYVKAGGFEGNPIEYWIGKRFYRDVDLFIFDWYYYGEMAGVGAGVEAIPVGPGKLAIANLIQANEDFATTSIGRPVLNIWDFRYSTIPVFAEQNISFWGVYAWAKESTQGTKTFEATNGYVLATKLEGKGLGGYNKAVLEFGQGAMKDFNVYGNSAVDSSQASQRAQNKAWNVRLVEDWSMDVVDRWAFMAGFAASYGSNGLDQDNVVQWQGVGVRPVYYFTDRFQLATEVGYTRYEDQNEKDAGGGYVGPRDMGRVAIAPQLSFKKSIWGRPVMRAYASYSFWNTANQGASYIGNSAPTFADKSSGFNVGYQYEVWF encoded by the coding sequence ATGAAAAAAATCTTTTGGGTTCTTACGATATTGTTTGCCGTTAATAACGCACACGCTCTCGAGGCTGACTTCACTACGTATCTTCGTGGTGGCACAGGGATCAGCCAAGAAGGCGGCAAAATGGAATGCTTCCGCAATAAGAATTTGCCGGGTAATTTCCTACGTTTAGGAAATGAATGCGACTTCTATACTGAATTAGGATTCGTATTCCATCACAAAAAGGCAGATGAGGCCGATCCCTCATTTTTCAGAACGCAACTACGCTACGCGTATAGTTCTGACGGTTTACGTCAATGGGAATCAAGCAAATCGACCCAAACTATCGATACTTCAGGCGCAAACGCGACTGTAACCACGACTATTCCTAAATCTGAAATCGAAGCTTACGTAAAAGCCGGTGGTTTTGAAGGCAATCCGATTGAGTATTGGATTGGTAAAAGATTCTATCGTGACGTCGATTTGTTCATCTTCGACTGGTACTACTACGGCGAGATGGCAGGTGTGGGTGCCGGTGTTGAAGCCATTCCAGTAGGCCCAGGTAAATTGGCAATCGCGAACTTGATTCAAGCCAATGAAGATTTTGCGACGACATCTATCGGTCGTCCGGTTTTGAATATCTGGGACTTCAGATACTCAACGATTCCAGTGTTCGCAGAACAAAACATCAGCTTCTGGGGAGTTTATGCCTGGGCGAAAGAAAGCACTCAAGGCACGAAAACTTTCGAGGCAACAAATGGTTATGTGCTAGCGACAAAACTTGAAGGCAAAGGCTTGGGTGGTTACAACAAAGCCGTGCTTGAATTTGGTCAAGGCGCGATGAAAGACTTCAACGTTTACGGCAACAGTGCTGTTGATTCTTCTCAAGCTTCTCAACGCGCCCAAAACAAAGCTTGGAATGTTCGCTTGGTTGAAGACTGGTCCATGGATGTTGTGGATCGCTGGGCATTTATGGCTGGCTTCGCTGCAAGCTATGGCAGCAACGGTTTGGATCAAGACAATGTGGTCCAGTGGCAAGGTGTCGGTGTTCGTCCGGTATACTACTTCACGGACCGATTCCAATTGGCAACAGAAGTTGGCTACACTCGTTACGAAGATCAAAATGAAAAAGACGCCGGTGGTGGCTACGTAGGTCCACGTGATATGGGTCGTGTGGCCATTGCTCCACAACTTTCATTTAAGAAAAGCATCTGGGGACGTCCAGTTATGCGTGCTTATGCTTCTTATTCATTCTGGAATACAGCGAACCAAGGTGCGAGCTACATCGGGAACAGCGCTCCGACATTTGCGGACAAATCTAGCGGTTTCAACGTGGGCTACCAGTACGAAGTTTGGTTCTAG
- a CDS encoding extracellular solute-binding protein, protein MRYYLFLLITFCSMAAQAEKLRIHVWHQMIYGHRQVLAEVLKEFEKQNPDITVQATYRETEELRSGYQSAAMGGSGPELVYGPSDQIGPFATMGIIRPLDDVLGADYFKQFDPLAAPTYNGKHFAIGDAVGNHLMLIYNKKLLSTPPKNSDELIEMGKKATIDKNGDGRVDQWGLVFNYTEPFFFAPFIPAFGEDFIKNDVQPNLNTPALANTFQFILDLRDKYKIIPKECDYETANALFKDGKAAMLINGDWSWGDYKEAKVDFGIARIPMISGTGKWPASLVGTKGYSLNVNMKSPKHQEAAVKLLMYLTSTPVQLQFAEKVGILPSNLDARDSDIVKNNPLLKISADIMEVGHPLPIVPEVRAIWDSLRIQYQKVLAGSLTPQAGAQGAQVLAEKQIAEMNEVLKPDAGAYVLKAIFALVILGGLWMSRKSLVAFIKGFQGPNRFAYYMMLPAFIGIFAVIVYPFFYNIAISFSNFSLRTFQDWSLVGFTHYVNAFSDPKFYSLFLKTVIWTVVNVFFHVTLGVFLAVIINQVMPFQGFWRALLIIPWAVPQYITALTWRAMFNQEYGPINIVLQKFLHLSPIQWLSQPTTAFAACIITNVWLGFPFMMIVALGGLQSISHSLYEAARLDGATSWQRFRHITWPLLMPVMVPAALLGSIWTFNNLNVIWLVSNSGEPGDQTHILVSYVYKAAFNLYRYGYAAAVSVIIFLILVIWGLGMLKSQYQKETK, encoded by the coding sequence ATGCGCTATTATTTGTTTTTATTGATCACGTTTTGTTCGATGGCTGCTCAAGCGGAGAAACTTCGTATTCACGTATGGCACCAAATGATCTATGGCCACCGTCAAGTCTTGGCCGAAGTTCTTAAAGAATTTGAAAAGCAAAATCCCGATATCACGGTTCAGGCAACTTATCGTGAAACTGAAGAACTGCGCAGCGGATATCAATCTGCTGCTATGGGTGGATCAGGTCCGGAGCTGGTTTACGGTCCTTCGGATCAAATCGGTCCCTTTGCCACCATGGGCATCATCCGTCCTTTGGATGATGTTCTGGGCGCAGACTATTTCAAACAATTCGATCCGTTGGCGGCTCCGACTTACAACGGTAAGCACTTTGCTATCGGCGATGCTGTCGGCAATCACTTGATGCTGATTTATAACAAAAAACTTCTTTCAACTCCCCCGAAAAACTCGGACGAGTTGATCGAGATGGGTAAAAAAGCAACCATTGATAAAAATGGCGACGGCCGTGTGGATCAATGGGGCTTGGTGTTCAACTACACAGAGCCATTCTTTTTCGCGCCCTTTATTCCTGCGTTCGGTGAAGACTTTATTAAAAACGACGTTCAGCCGAATTTGAATACACCAGCCCTGGCAAATACTTTCCAGTTCATTCTAGATTTGCGCGATAAATATAAAATCATCCCCAAAGAATGCGATTACGAAACGGCCAATGCTTTGTTCAAAGACGGCAAAGCCGCGATGTTGATTAACGGTGACTGGTCCTGGGGCGATTACAAAGAGGCGAAAGTTGATTTCGGTATTGCCCGTATCCCGATGATTTCTGGAACTGGCAAATGGCCGGCTTCTTTGGTCGGCACCAAAGGTTATTCCCTGAACGTAAACATGAAATCACCAAAGCATCAGGAAGCGGCTGTAAAGCTGTTGATGTATTTGACTTCCACACCGGTTCAGCTTCAATTCGCTGAAAAAGTGGGTATCTTGCCATCCAATCTGGATGCGCGTGATTCTGACATTGTTAAAAATAATCCGCTTTTGAAAATCTCTGCAGACATCATGGAAGTCGGCCATCCTTTGCCGATCGTGCCTGAAGTGCGTGCGATTTGGGACAGCTTGCGTATTCAATACCAAAAAGTATTGGCTGGCAGTCTGACTCCACAAGCAGGTGCTCAAGGCGCTCAAGTTCTGGCTGAAAAACAAATCGCCGAAATGAATGAAGTTCTTAAGCCTGATGCCGGTGCTTATGTGCTGAAAGCGATTTTCGCTTTGGTGATTCTGGGTGGTTTGTGGATGTCGCGCAAATCTTTGGTGGCCTTCATCAAAGGTTTCCAAGGTCCTAACCGCTTTGCTTACTATATGATGCTGCCGGCATTCATCGGTATCTTTGCGGTGATCGTATATCCATTCTTCTATAATATCGCGATCTCGTTTTCGAACTTTAGCTTACGCACGTTCCAAGATTGGTCGCTGGTAGGCTTTACTCATTACGTGAATGCGTTTTCGGATCCGAAATTCTATTCGTTGTTCTTGAAAACCGTGATTTGGACTGTCGTAAACGTTTTCTTCCACGTGACGTTGGGTGTGTTCTTGGCTGTTATCATTAATCAAGTGATGCCATTCCAAGGATTCTGGAGAGCTCTGTTGATCATCCCTTGGGCTGTTCCTCAGTACATCACAGCTTTAACCTGGAGAGCGATGTTCAATCAGGAATACGGACCGATTAATATCGTTCTGCAAAAGTTTTTGCACTTGTCTCCCATTCAATGGCTCAGCCAACCGACGACGGCCTTTGCGGCCTGTATTATCACCAACGTATGGTTGGGTTTCCCATTCATGATGATTGTAGCCTTGGGCGGATTGCAGTCCATTTCTCATTCGTTGTATGAAGCTGCCCGTCTGGATGGCGCGACTTCATGGCAGCGCTTCCGCCACATCACGTGGCCGTTGTTGATGCCTGTGATGGTTCCAGCAGCGCTTTTGGGTTCTATCTGGACATTTAATAACTTGAATGTGATCTGGCTGGTTTCAAATTCCGGCGAACCGGGAGATCAAACGCACATCCTGGTATCTTATGTTTATAAAGCGGCCTTCAACCTATATCGCTACGGTTATGCAGCGGCTGTTTCTGTGATCATCTTCCTGATCCTGGTCATCTGGGGCTTGGGAATGCTTAAGTCACAATACCAAAAGGAGACCAAGTAA
- the pulA gene encoding pullulanase-type alpha-1,6-glucosidase, translating to MLDRRLNLLLTFIFTALSFLLLDNASAASPARAQWLSSQKMLVKLPQGLRVADNMSFQLANSDINFRDVPRTYPLPVLQRQDNYAVVSTAGLNRQMIEDLIHRPLKVFVTNDQNQLLDSTAIQYAGLLDELYAYRGNDLGVTNQGSQFQLKLWAPTAFSVRVALFASPTAMQSDAVLIPTYQNGVWTTSVPRQYQNYYYLYEVTVYQPLTDRMETSLVTDPYSISLAMNGAKSQLVDLDSGESKPYGWDNLTKPYLNSFKDITIYELHIRDFSANDESIPFVYRGTYDAFAQGSGRGVQYLKSLADAGLTHVHLLPFNDFGSVNEDRATWETINANSSNLQDAQGALSQIRARDAFNWGYDPVHFFVSDGSYAMDPQGLSRVRETRTMVQSLNTLGLRVVQDVVFNHTYENGLTAFSVFDKIVPLYYYRLNDEGYTYNSSCCADTASEHFMMEKLIVDSVVHWAKNYKIDGFRFDLMSFHSRSTLMKVKEALRSLTLQRDGVDGSRIYIYGEAWPFGSFYNQNPQESMSQLNAYGTGIGFFNDRLRDAVRGGTTSSSEKSDQGFATGLYFDFNQEPANQNTPTDINQQMDKIRHLGDVIKVGLAGNLRDFSFREHYGNVILGGNLLYRNSPVATSAEPIETINYVSAHDGYTLWDAIQAKAPFYTRGRIPETATASERQRMHQLAMAIPMLSQGIPFMESGVELLRSKNGDQDSYDSGDYFNRINWTGNDNYWGQGLPPAWKNYNDWAFWQPRLQNQDLKVTPQLIAQTANYYKGLLRLRKGSSLFKMNSLEEIMNGLVFLDNEGTIEPGLIAMVLHNPKEALLIMFNSSRNPRVFSHKVLSYNWGYDPAFGPNVDPLLAQVILNRAQSQIQIPGMTTVVLRLAKGSYFTGVK from the coding sequence TTGCTAGATCGACGCTTGAATCTATTGCTGACATTCATTTTCACAGCACTTTCATTTCTATTATTAGATAATGCGTCCGCAGCGTCGCCTGCACGCGCGCAATGGTTGAGCTCGCAAAAGATGTTGGTCAAACTTCCTCAAGGTCTTCGTGTTGCCGACAACATGAGTTTTCAACTGGCCAACAGCGATATCAATTTCAGAGATGTTCCGCGCACTTATCCTCTTCCAGTCCTGCAACGTCAGGACAACTATGCGGTGGTCAGCACGGCGGGTTTAAACCGCCAGATGATCGAGGATTTGATCCATCGTCCTCTTAAAGTTTTTGTCACCAATGATCAAAACCAGCTTCTTGATTCGACGGCGATTCAGTACGCGGGTCTGCTGGATGAACTTTATGCTTATCGCGGTAATGATCTGGGTGTAACGAATCAAGGTTCGCAATTTCAATTGAAACTGTGGGCTCCGACGGCTTTCTCTGTGCGAGTGGCATTGTTTGCTTCGCCGACAGCGATGCAATCAGATGCTGTACTAATTCCGACTTATCAAAATGGCGTTTGGACGACATCAGTTCCCCGTCAGTACCAAAATTATTACTACCTCTATGAAGTGACGGTTTATCAACCGCTCACGGACCGTATGGAAACGTCTTTGGTTACCGATCCCTACAGCATCAGTCTTGCGATGAATGGAGCAAAATCTCAACTGGTAGATTTGGATAGCGGCGAGTCTAAACCATATGGATGGGATAACCTGACAAAACCCTATCTGAACTCTTTCAAAGACATAACAATCTATGAACTTCACATCCGCGACTTCAGCGCCAACGACGAAAGCATCCCTTTCGTGTATCGCGGAACTTACGATGCTTTTGCTCAAGGATCCGGCCGTGGAGTGCAGTACCTGAAATCCCTGGCTGATGCAGGTTTAACCCACGTTCATCTTTTGCCATTCAATGATTTTGGATCTGTGAATGAAGACCGCGCGACTTGGGAAACGATCAATGCGAACTCCTCGAACCTTCAGGATGCTCAAGGCGCGCTTTCGCAAATTCGCGCCCGTGATGCTTTCAATTGGGGTTACGATCCGGTTCACTTCTTTGTTTCCGATGGTTCCTATGCGATGGATCCGCAAGGGTTGTCTCGCGTGCGCGAAACTCGCACCATGGTTCAGTCCTTAAACACGCTGGGCTTGCGCGTGGTTCAAGACGTGGTGTTCAACCACACATATGAAAATGGACTAACGGCTTTCTCGGTTTTCGATAAAATCGTACCTCTGTATTACTACCGCCTGAACGACGAGGGTTACACTTACAACTCTTCTTGTTGTGCCGATACGGCCAGCGAACACTTCATGATGGAAAAACTCATCGTGGACTCAGTGGTTCATTGGGCAAAGAACTATAAAATTGACGGATTCCGTTTTGATTTGATGTCTTTTCACTCGCGCTCGACTTTGATGAAAGTGAAAGAGGCTTTGCGCTCTTTGACTTTGCAACGTGACGGCGTGGATGGTTCTCGCATCTATATATATGGAGAGGCTTGGCCGTTTGGTTCTTTCTATAATCAGAATCCCCAGGAATCCATGAGCCAGTTGAATGCTTATGGAACCGGTATCGGTTTCTTTAATGATCGTCTGCGCGATGCGGTTCGCGGTGGCACAACAAGTTCGTCTGAAAAATCAGATCAGGGTTTTGCCACAGGATTGTATTTTGATTTCAATCAGGAACCAGCAAATCAAAACACGCCGACGGATATCAATCAGCAAATGGATAAAATTCGCCATTTGGGTGATGTGATCAAAGTGGGTTTGGCTGGAAATCTTCGTGATTTCTCATTCCGCGAACACTATGGAAATGTGATCTTGGGTGGAAACCTGCTTTACCGCAACAGCCCTGTCGCAACTTCTGCAGAACCGATTGAAACCATCAACTATGTTTCTGCTCACGATGGTTATACGTTGTGGGATGCGATTCAGGCGAAAGCGCCTTTCTATACTCGTGGCCGCATTCCCGAAACAGCCACAGCTTCAGAACGTCAACGCATGCACCAATTGGCAATGGCGATTCCTATGCTGAGCCAGGGCATTCCATTTATGGAATCTGGCGTGGAGCTTTTGCGTTCCAAAAATGGGGACCAGGACTCTTATGATTCGGGAGATTATTTCAACCGTATCAACTGGACAGGCAACGACAACTATTGGGGTCAGGGTCTGCCACCCGCTTGGAAGAACTATAATGACTGGGCTTTCTGGCAACCCCGCCTGCAAAATCAAGATTTGAAAGTAACACCGCAGTTGATCGCGCAAACTGCGAATTACTACAAGGGCCTTCTGCGTCTGCGTAAAGGCAGTTCACTGTTTAAAATGAACTCTTTGGAAGAGATCATGAACGGATTGGTCTTCCTGGATAATGAAGGCACGATTGAACCGGGCTTGATCGCCATGGTTCTGCACAATCCGAAAGAAGCCCTTTTGATTATGTTCAACAGCTCGAGAAACCCTCGAGTCTTTTCTCACAAAGTATTGAGCTACAACTGGGGTTACGACCCTGCGTTTGGACCGAATGTGGATCCTTTGCTTGCGCAAGTGATTCTCAATCGTGCTCAGTCTCAGATTCAAATTCCAGGTATGACAACAGTGGTGTTGCGACTGGCAAAGGGATCTTATTTTACGGGTGTTAAGTAA
- a CDS encoding alpha-amylase family protein codes for MFSKLQRSILLLTFLLGTSSALAAPRTVFVQLFEWPWREVARECELYLGPSGFSAVQVSPPHEHVAYNGAWWERYQVVSYKLESRGGSEAEFVDMVRRCNAAGVDVYADAVLNHMAGFPQGVGFAGSTFTQRNYPGIYSPNDFHSCGRNGNDNIVNYRDLYELQNCQLVGLADLATESPYVQQKMADYLNHLLDLGVAGFRFDAAKHIASKDLIQLSRRLKRSAYIFQEIIHDNYGPVTYNEYFPAGDVTAYEYPFILGASIKNGQLGNLINVARGMPDSSHSVVFVTNHDLERTGDASILRYTGDDHYIYRLAQIFMLAFPYGYPQVYSGYNFNSYDQGPPLGTDLRTLGILTQNNACVSPWTCEHRLPEVAAMVNFRNQTDKAFYVSNWNTDNSTFVSFSRGGLGFVALNFSSNPITRELQTGLPAGSYCNLTGPSYRRQTRKCTDMKYDVNSNGAITVTLPPYSSLVLLNRDQTKRTK; via the coding sequence ATGTTCTCAAAACTGCAACGATCCATTTTACTCCTGACTTTTTTGTTGGGTACTAGTTCGGCCCTTGCAGCTCCAAGAACAGTTTTCGTTCAATTGTTTGAGTGGCCCTGGAGAGAAGTTGCACGTGAGTGCGAGTTGTACCTGGGCCCATCTGGTTTTTCCGCTGTTCAAGTTTCGCCTCCCCATGAACACGTTGCTTACAACGGTGCCTGGTGGGAGCGCTATCAAGTTGTCTCATACAAATTAGAATCCCGTGGTGGCAGTGAAGCGGAATTCGTCGACATGGTTCGACGCTGTAACGCTGCTGGTGTCGACGTTTATGCCGATGCTGTCTTGAACCACATGGCTGGTTTCCCACAAGGTGTAGGTTTTGCCGGCTCCACGTTCACTCAAAGAAATTATCCAGGTATTTACAGCCCGAATGACTTCCACAGCTGTGGTCGTAACGGCAACGACAACATCGTTAATTACCGTGACCTATACGAGCTACAAAACTGCCAATTGGTGGGCTTGGCCGACCTCGCGACAGAGTCTCCGTACGTACAACAAAAAATGGCCGATTACCTAAACCACCTTTTGGATTTGGGAGTCGCGGGTTTCCGCTTTGATGCTGCGAAACACATCGCCTCTAAGGATTTGATTCAATTAAGCCGTCGTTTGAAACGTTCTGCTTACATCTTCCAGGAAATCATTCACGACAACTACGGCCCGGTTACTTATAACGAATACTTCCCGGCTGGTGATGTGACGGCTTATGAATACCCCTTCATCCTGGGTGCAAGTATCAAGAATGGCCAGTTGGGCAACTTGATTAATGTCGCTCGTGGTATGCCTGACAGCAGCCACTCCGTTGTGTTCGTAACCAATCATGACTTAGAAAGAACTGGCGATGCCAGCATTCTTCGTTACACGGGCGATGATCACTACATCTATCGTTTGGCGCAAATCTTTATGCTCGCGTTCCCGTACGGCTATCCACAGGTTTACTCTGGATACAATTTTAACTCTTACGATCAAGGTCCTCCATTGGGCACGGATCTGCGCACGTTGGGGATCCTGACGCAAAATAACGCCTGCGTTTCACCTTGGACTTGCGAGCACCGCTTGCCTGAAGTGGCTGCGATGGTGAACTTCCGAAACCAAACGGACAAGGCTTTCTATGTATCCAACTGGAACACAGACAATTCTACGTTTGTTTCTTTCAGCCGCGGTGGTTTGGGTTTCGTAGCCCTTAATTTCTCAAGCAATCCGATCACACGTGAATTGCAAACGGGCTTACCTGCGGGCAGCTATTGCAATCTTACTGGCCCGTCTTACAGACGCCAAACTCGCAAATGTACAGACATGAAATACGACGTCAATTCGAACGGCGCAATCACTGTTACCTTGCCTCCTTACTCATCTCTGGTACTTTTGAATCGCGATCAAACAAAACGTACAAAGTAA
- a CDS encoding ABC transporter ATP-binding protein yields the protein MANIEFSNLAKSFGSAKILKDINLEIASGEFLVLVGPSGCGKSTLLRTLAGLETLDSGTIKVGGKVINNVEPQDRDLAMVFQSYALYPHMTVEENMGFGLKLQKVSAPEIAKRVKEIADLLQISHLLERRPKELSGGQRQRVALGRALARKTPVILFDEPLSNLDAHLRTQMRVEIKRLHENSKSTMIYVTHDQMEATTMGDRIAVLKDGVIEQVGTPTDIYHRPKNMFIASFIGSPEMNFIEGNTVRRLPWPEAQKADQVLGIRPESFKFNTGDLSSHDIALGDYTVELSENLGGQQMLHGLLDGQSVRIITDSMDKFSKGQKVPVKIDLTKAHLFDKKTGQNQRL from the coding sequence ATGGCGAATATTGAATTTTCTAATCTGGCAAAAAGTTTCGGCTCCGCCAAAATTCTTAAAGACATCAATTTGGAAATCGCTTCGGGCGAGTTCCTGGTGTTGGTAGGTCCTTCTGGTTGCGGGAAATCCACTTTGCTTCGCACACTTGCGGGTCTTGAAACTTTGGATTCAGGAACGATCAAAGTTGGCGGCAAGGTTATCAACAATGTTGAGCCTCAGGATCGTGACCTGGCGATGGTTTTCCAAAGCTATGCTCTTTACCCGCACATGACTGTCGAAGAAAACATGGGCTTTGGATTGAAGTTGCAAAAAGTTTCTGCACCGGAAATCGCAAAGCGCGTGAAAGAGATCGCGGATCTTTTGCAGATCTCTCACCTGCTTGAACGTCGTCCGAAAGAACTTTCGGGTGGGCAACGTCAGCGCGTGGCTTTGGGCCGTGCCTTGGCTCGTAAAACTCCGGTGATTTTGTTCGACGAACCCCTTTCGAATTTGGATGCGCATCTGCGTACGCAAATGCGAGTGGAAATCAAACGTCTTCATGAAAATTCCAAATCCACGATGATCTATGTGACCCATGATCAAATGGAAGCGACAACGATGGGTGACCGTATCGCTGTTCTTAAAGATGGCGTGATCGAACAAGTTGGGACTCCAACGGATATTTACCACCGCCCCAAAAACATGTTCATCGCAAGTTTCATCGGTTCCCCAGAGATGAATTTCATTGAAGGCAACACCGTTCGCCGCCTGCCATGGCCGGAAGCTCAAAAAGCCGACCAAGTTTTGGGGATTCGCCCAGAAAGCTTTAAATTCAATACAGGCGATCTGAGCTCCCATGACATTGCTCTGGGCGATTACACAGTGGAACTGTCAGAAAACCTTGGGGGCCAACAAATGCTCCATGGATTATTAGATGGCCAAAGTGTGAGAATTATTACGGATTCCATGGATAAATTTTCCAAGGGGCAAAAGGTTCCAGTAAAAATAGATCTGACAAAGGCTCACCTGTTTGATAAGAAAACAGGACAGAATCAGCGTCTATAG
- a CDS encoding sugar ABC transporter permease, with amino-acid sequence MVKRLLAWVSILLFAVFSLYPIVYVISVSLRGDNAFQTQSLEIVGPNSTLKNFVSLFTETDFLLWLKNSLIISGVTTFAGVALASCSAYALSRYRFRGRNMMLFSLLTTQMFPATMLMLPFFIILSQLHLIDSFWGLFIIYSSTALPFCIWQMKAYYDTIPRELEEAALLDGCSRWMIFTKIILPVSSPALVITALFSFMSSWSEYVIAAVVLQDPQLYTLPLGLRSFQASLATQWGLYAAGALIVSIPVLILFISISRYLVSGLTMGSVKG; translated from the coding sequence ATGGTAAAACGTCTTCTCGCTTGGGTTTCGATCCTTTTGTTTGCAGTGTTTTCTCTGTACCCGATCGTTTATGTGATTTCAGTTTCTCTTCGTGGCGACAATGCTTTCCAAACGCAGTCTTTGGAAATCGTGGGTCCTAACTCCACACTTAAAAACTTTGTTTCTTTATTCACAGAAACAGACTTTTTGTTGTGGTTGAAAAACTCATTGATCATCAGCGGAGTCACAACATTTGCAGGCGTGGCGCTGGCTTCTTGCAGTGCTTATGCTTTGTCTCGTTACCGTTTCCGTGGTCGTAACATGATGTTGTTCTCACTTCTTACGACACAGATGTTCCCAGCTACAATGTTGATGCTTCCGTTCTTTATTATCTTGTCACAACTGCATCTGATCGACAGCTTCTGGGGGTTGTTCATTATCTATTCCTCGACAGCGCTGCCGTTCTGCATCTGGCAGATGAAGGCGTACTATGACACAATTCCGCGCGAGCTTGAGGAAGCAGCGCTATTGGATGGTTGTTCGCGCTGGATGATCTTTACAAAAATTATTCTGCCGGTGTCTTCACCAGCACTTGTGATCACGGCTTTGTTCAGCTTTATGTCAAGCTGGTCTGAATACGTGATTGCCGCCGTGGTTCTGCAAGATCCACAGCTTTATACTTTGCCATTGGGACTTCGTTCCTTCCAGGCAAGTCTTGCGACTCAATGGGGCCTGTATGCAGCGGGTGCCTTGATCGTAAGTATTCCAGTTTTGATTTTGTTCATCAGTATTTCCCGTTATTTGGTTTCTGGTCTGACAATGGGAAGCGTGAAGGGTTAA